In the genome of Pseudosulfitobacter sp. DSM 107133, the window CCATCCTGAGTTTCTCGACAGCCTCGAGACCGAGGCACTGATCGCCCGCGGCCGCTACGAAGATCTGCGCAATCAGGGACTGGGTCACTGACCCATGCCCTTGCGGGTCTTCGGGTCCGCAGGGGTCCGACGCCGTCTCTCAGAAGCTTCGTGACGCCCTCAGAGGGTGTGACCTGCGCCATCCCGCGCGGGCCGATTTCGTGTTCCTGGCGCCCAATCCGTGGCCGGCTCGGGCGCTCGATATGTGCGCTTTCACGCGCTGCTCGGGCACCAGTTTCCGCAGTCTCTTTCCGAGCAACCTCTGTCTGTCGATGAGGAGAGCGCCCATTCAGCGCCTCGCTGTGCAGGGTTTTGAAGACGCCGCCAAGCCATGCAAAAAGTTAAAACATGCAAAACGTAATATTGTGTAATGTGATGTATTGATGTATAAGCGAAGGAGAAAAGAAAGACGTTGGCAGGATATGGCCAATGTTTGCACATTTTGTCCGAGGGGTCTGACCCGTGCCGAGGCCAGCGAAAAACCTTAAGTTCGAACAGCGCATCGAAGTGGCGCGGCGTTTTGCTGCGGGCGAGAGCGCGAAGGACCTGGCGGCAGCATTCGACATTTCCCCGCGCCATGTGAACCGGCTCGCGAAAGAGGAGGCGGGCGAGGGCGTCACGGTGCGCGATCCGAGCGAAACGGTGGCGTTCCGGGCCAGTCGATCTGAACTGGAAGCCTTCGATGCCGAGTGGCGCGAACGGGGCTATGCCAACCGGTCACAGGCGCTGAATGCGGTACTGCGCGGGCGGTGCGGATTTCTCGATGTGCCACGCGATCTGGTCGGGGAATTCTGCGCGGCCTGGCGTCAGGCGAAGGATGTGAGCGACGCTGGATTGGCACTTTCCAAGGCGGTGCATCGCGGCTTGCTGGAAGTCTCGGAGGCGGACCGCGCCGTGCTGATCGAACTCTTCGATTTGGCGCAGTCGATGAGCCGTGAGATGGGCCGGATGAAGGATGCCGCACAAGCACTGCGTCATCAGGAATGGCCGCAAAAGGAAGAAGGGCAGGGGGCGGAGAGCGAGGTTCTGGAGGACGGCCCGCGCGTGGCTGGCGGCGGTCTGAGGCTGGTGCCTGAGAGTTCCGGTTCAGATTTGGATCGGGGTTCGCTGCCTCTCGGTAAGCCTCGAACGCGAACCCCGATGCATGACTGTTCGATCGTGAACCGGAACTCTCGAAATGGCTGACCCCCTCGCCCTCTACACCTCCGTCATGGGGCGGCTCTGGGAGGATGAGCGCATCCGCGGCCAGGCCGCGGCGCGGATCGACGCGCGGCTGGCGGGCCGTCGGCAGGGTCGGAGCTTTGCGCGCGTCGGATCCCTGTCGGCGCGCAACGCACTGAAGGCGGCGTCGGGTCAGAGCCGCGCGGCGGTCTTCAAACGGATCCGGGCAGGGGGCTGCAAGACGCGCGCCTCGCTCGGAGCGCAGATCTCCTACATCAATGACAAGGCGGTCTACACCTACTCGACGATGACCAACGCGCTGACCGACGCGGAGGTCCTGACCGACGAGCAGAAGGAAGACATCATCGAGGACTGGGCCGGCACCTGGCGCGGCTCGACCAAGCTCGGGTTCACCTCGCACATGCTGCTGTCCTTCCCGACCGACGTGACGGTCGATCAGGTGCGCGACATCGCGATGGACTGGACGGAGCATTTTTTCGAGAGCGGCGAATACGGCGACCAGTGGGATTATGTGCTCGCAGTCCATGACGACCGGGCGCACAAGCATGCGCATATCATCCTGAACAATCGCGGCGTCGAGAAGGGCACCTGGTTCTCCTGCTGGGCCGAGGGTGTGATGTCGCCGCAGCTCATGCGCGAGAAGCAGGCCGAGATCGCTGAAGCGTACGGCGTGATGCTCGACGCCACCACCCGGCTTGAGCGCGGCATCTTCGAGAAGCCCGCCGGGATCGAGGAGATTTACCGCGCCAAGGAAGAGGCCCGCCTGCCGCGCGAGATCGCCCTGACGGCCCAGGAATCCGCCATTGCGCAGGCGCAGGTGGTGGGCTTCGCCAAGGACTACAAGAACCTCGCCGACCTGCTGGACCGGATGGACCGGCAGCACATGGCGCGCGCTGTGCGCGGCATGGCGGACGGGCTTGGTTCCGGCACGCCGTGGAACTTCACCGAAGGAGAGATAGACATGAAGGACATCAAGACCGTCGGTGAT includes:
- a CDS encoding helix-turn-helix domain-containing protein → MPRPAKNLKFEQRIEVARRFAAGESAKDLAAAFDISPRHVNRLAKEEAGEGVTVRDPSETVAFRASRSELEAFDAEWRERGYANRSQALNAVLRGRCGFLDVPRDLVGEFCAAWRQAKDVSDAGLALSKAVHRGLLEVSEADRAVLIELFDLAQSMSREMGRMKDAAQALRHQEWPQKEEGQGAESEVLEDGPRVAGGGLRLVPESSGSDLDRGSLPLGKPRTRTPMHDCSIVNRNSRNG
- a CDS encoding relaxase/mobilization nuclease domain-containing protein, which produces MADPLALYTSVMGRLWEDERIRGQAAARIDARLAGRRQGRSFARVGSLSARNALKAASGQSRAAVFKRIRAGGCKTRASLGAQISYINDKAVYTYSTMTNALTDAEVLTDEQKEDIIEDWAGTWRGSTKLGFTSHMLLSFPTDVTVDQVRDIAMDWTEHFFESGEYGDQWDYVLAVHDDRAHKHAHIILNNRGVEKGTWFSCWAEGVMSPQLMREKQAEIAEAYGVMLDATTRLERGIFEKPAGIEEIYRAKEEARLPREIALTAQESAIAQAQVVGFAKDYKNLADLLDRMDRQHMARAVRGMADGLGSGTPWNFTEGEIDMKDIKTVGDAIDYSERTIEALRLKAEELDPAERAAFEAKAAPIIADLSQMVPDPDLRARFGKQLEEPYPPGAGSEVLIAALQSGNGDGLRDVLERAEEAGMDSEELVARIAAGGTRNYGMAQDWVERDMNAVLAKDGLSVETANDDQLDAALEKVDGVMDALMERAKELGVEIGRTLADEEQEILPLIDEDDRTPNPYLQDLADMLRDGKLTEEQEETVERTLQSELFKELGEEGLAELRRGNYEVLDAALPSKLDQITVTQEFLEMTFEETGDQVFTDRAAGLQQDKATEVARLRGQQEAQELGRDRGLDDEMEF